A window from Telopea speciosissima isolate NSW1024214 ecotype Mountain lineage chromosome 8, Tspe_v1, whole genome shotgun sequence encodes these proteins:
- the LOC122670410 gene encoding DNA-directed RNA polymerase III subunit 2-like, whose product MTIGKMIELLGGKAGVSSGRFHYGSAFGEPSGHADRVETISETLVNHGFSYNGKDFFYSGIKGCPLQTYIFMGPIYYQKLKHMVLDKMHARARGPRVMLTRQPTEGRSRDGGLRLGEMERDCLIAYGASMLIFERLMISSDPFEVQVCRVCGLLGYYNHKLRTGICSTCKNGDNISTMKLPYACKLLFQVSFDSS is encoded by the exons ATGACAATAGGCAAGATGATAGAGCTTCTTGGTGGCAAAGCCGGGGTTTCAAGTGGTAGATTTCATTATGGAAGTGCCTTTGGTGAACCTAGTGGCCATGCAGACAGAGTTGAAACCATAAG TGAAACACTTGTGAACCATGGCTTTAGCTACAATGGCAAAGACTTCTTCTATTCAG GCATCAAAGGGTGTCCACTGCAAACCTATATATTCATGGGGCCAATCTACTACCAGAAATTAAAACACATG GTTCTCGATAAGATGCATGCCCGTGCTAGGGGACCCCGTGTCATGCTAACCAGACAACCTACTGAAGGAAGAAGCCGTGATGGAG gaCTACGACTTGGAGAAATGGAACGTGATTGCTTGATTGCTTATGGTGCTAGTATGTTGATTTTTGAACGCTTAATGATCTCTAGTGATCCATTTGAAGTTCAG GTTTGCAGGGTTTGTGGATTGCTGGGTTATTACAACCATAAGCTGAGAACTGGCATCTGTTCCACTTGCAAAAATGGAGATAATATCTCTACCATGAAACTGCCTTACGCTTGCAAACTCTTATTCCAGGTTAGTTTTGACAGTTCTTGA